The Macrobrachium rosenbergii isolate ZJJX-2024 chromosome 46, ASM4041242v1, whole genome shotgun sequence genome has a window encoding:
- the LOC136830137 gene encoding uncharacterized protein: MQSVRLFLAFSLVISVFAVTSLAARDRGNQSKLKGKSLLSQDVHLADNLAEEKEENLGSLASPTLVSPKWASHLSLVHTGHKAKPSIFEPGFQWRPSETHPDHFGAVIPPSSFQNRGPVLVPFRSEEGLTFFENQNNQNSQPGVGPIGRPLREIFAEERQFRPARPQPPPPPPLPQRPQRGPPRNLGRPVFLQDNPALSPPPPPRPTPSGFNLPTPTHPDISLIPLQDSGVSGVNDLLEERFPPFNDEPLSPAQLAAVTKNPTVTTTQQPFLQLITQEEPLPLSHQGPGELIQQVPLSQLLETPRSHQRQNTTTRPRHLGSLFPQSQQRVTPITQQPTTTATQKPTSSSTQPIRAEHSQPPPSPNDVTHGIFPGLNPSQQPFVEGPTAQFSFDGLPRPSFEKIPQLVPPPPQFPPQELNHIPQEPPLSSAKPTVPRPPRQKTQPGFQQPFRPAPAQKPTGQESPEETFPPQNNPPFTPSNPPPAPSDTPQPPTASGSPTGRPSFPFQFQRPQRPPRGQPNFRPPPPPPPRGRRRPIPVRIRDPRRPRQPTTPPVPQNAASRRPRSEGPFQAREHSSEGQFQQGVISPFASVWAALQYVFEPPRRTSHAARGRRLRF, from the exons ATGCAGTCCGTGAGGCTCTTTCTCGCGTTTTCTTTGGTTATCTCCGTTTTCGCTGTTACGTCACTAGCAGCTCGTGACAGGGGAAACCAAAGCAAATTGAAGGGGAA gtcgtTACTGTCGCAAGATGTACACTTGGCTGACAACTTAGCAGAAGAAAAGGAG GAAAATTTGGGTAGTCTGGCTTCACCAACACTGGTCAGTCCCAAGTGGGCTTCACATCTCTCACTTGTACACACAGGTCATAAG GCCAAACCTTCCATATTTGAGCCTGGTTTCCAGTGGCGTCCTTCCGAAACCCATCCAGACCACTTCGGCGCCGTCATCCCTCCAAGTTCGTTCCAGAACAGAGGTCCAGTTTTAGTTCCCTTCCGCAGCGAAGAAGGCCTGACTTTCTTCGAGAACCAAAACAATCAGAACTCGCAACCTGGAGTAGGCCCAATCGGCAGACCTCTGAGAGAAATCTTTGCCGAAGAAAGGCAATTTCGCCCTGCAAgaccccaacccccaccaccaccaccactacctcAAAGGCCACAAAGAGGACCGCCCAGAAATTTGGGGAGGCCCGTTTTCCTACAAGACAACCCCGCTCTTTCTCCACCGCCACCTCCCAGACCGACGCCCTCTGGTTTTAATCTGCCTACGCCAACGCATCCAGATATCAGTTTAATACCACTTCAGGATTCTGGG GTTTCTGGGGTCAACGACTTACTCGAGGAGAGATTTCCCCCATTCAACGACGAACCTTTGTCGCCAGCTCAGCTCGCAGCCGTGACCAAAAATCCAACTGTAACAACGACTCAGCAACCTTTTCTTCAGCTCATTACTCAAGAAGAACCTTTGCCATTATCCCACCAGGGTCCTGGAGAGCTAATTCAGCAAGTTCCCTTGTCCCAGCTGCTTGAGACTCCTCGTTCCCATCAACGGCAAAACACTACAACGAGACCGAGACACCTAGGGTCTCTGTTTCCACAATCCCAGCAAAGGGTCACTCCCATAACACAACAGCCAACGACAACAGCAACACAAAAGCCAACGTCATCTTCCACTCAACCAATTCGCGCTGAACATTCTCAGCCTCCGCCGTCACCAAATGATGTAACACATGGCATCTTTCCTGGCTTAAACCCTTCCCAACAACCTTTCGTAGAAGGCCCTACAGCACAATTTTCTTTCGATGGCCTTCCTCGACCGTCTTTTGAGAAGATTCCACAACTCGTACCCCCTCCCCCGCAATTCCCTCCTCAGGAGCTGAACCACATACCCCAAGAACCTCCTCTGTCATCAGCTAAACCCACAGTTCCACGGCCTCCCAGACAAAAAACCCAGCCTGGATTCCAGCAGCCTTTCCGACCAGCACCTGCGCAGAAGCCCACCGGTCAAGAGTCCCCTGAGGAAACCTTCCCACCTCAGAATAATCCACCGTTTACCCCATCTAATCCTCCTCCAGCCCCCTCAGACACCCCACAACCACCAACGGCCTCTGGTAGCCCCACGGGACGACCATCATTCCCATTTCAGTTCCAAAGACCACAGAGACCGCCAAGAGGACAGCCTAATTTTCGTCCAccgcctccccctcctcctagaGGACGAAGACGTCCAATTCCGGTCAGAATACGCGATCCAAGGCGGCCTAGG CAACCAACAACTCCGCCAGTTCCCCAAAACGCCGCCAGCAGACGACCTAGGAGCGAGGGCCCCTTCCAGGCAAGAGAACACTCCTCAGAAGGACAGTTCCAGCAAGGCGTGATTTCTCCCTTCGCGTCAG TTTGGGCTGCGCTTCAGTATGTCTTCGAACCCCCAAGGCGGACCAGCCACGCCGCTCGTGGGCGTCGACTTCGATTCTGA